Proteins encoded in a region of the Salmo trutta chromosome 34, fSalTru1.1, whole genome shotgun sequence genome:
- the LOC115173533 gene encoding poliovirus receptor isoform X1 encodes MARDAKHCPLSPMKNSLLVTAGILLIIQAASCQRVKVVPEVEAYPTESVDLRCQFVDGGNTKLTQVSWIWEPTEGQRDNIAVFHPTYGESFPESPFNGRVRFIQGTLTNPSITITSLKMADAGRYTCEYATYPSGNEQGTTNLVILAKPKNSAFPVIVQASTSGKPVVVAKCEAADGKPAATIKWMGEVGGTENTTSKKGLDGTVTVMGEYLLVPTPEDNGKEVTCMISQRTQDKPQIFPMKLSVEYPPTVSIVGYDNNWYIGRTDAVLTCQATGNPAPTNVTWTAMSGRMPDTVQISANKLIVRKVDEAVNTTFVCEVKNRLGVSKYQVTTAVIEAVVDPSNAGVVAGAIIGSLLALLLVSSLIAVLVTRSRRQRRGYPGSGEPGAYGNKARLFAGAGNKNEGMGPNINGPIYTYRESDPGALAENVNDFHGPPGSTPTAHDILLSSEMDEAERRKFDALDDSLEEEEERYDSFSVGMAPAYHIHRHNEEMGGVSMYLDDDMESQRDGSVISRTAIYV; translated from the exons cTGCTTCGTGTCAGCGGGTGAAGGTGGTGCCAGAGGTGGAGGCGTACCCCACCGAGTCGGTCGACCTGCGCTGTCAGTTTGTCGACGGAGGAAACACCAAGCTCACACAG GTGTCGTGGATATGGGAGCCCACGGAGGGCCAGAGGGACAACATTGCCGTCTTTCACCCCACATACGGCGAGAGCTTCCCCGAATCTCCCTTCAACGGGCGTGTCCGCTTCATCCAAGGCACCTTGACAAACCCCTCCATTACCATCACCAGCCTCAAGATGGCCGACGCCGGGCGTTACACCTGCGAGTATGCCACTTACCCCAGCGGCAATGAGCAAGGCACCACCAATCTGGTCATACTTG CGAAACCCAAGAATTCTGCATTTCCTGTTATCGTCCAAGCCAGCACAAGCGGTAAACCAGTGGTCGTGGCCAAGTGTGAGGCGGCCGACGGCAAGCCAGCAGCCACCATCAAGTGGATGGGAGAAGTCGGTGGCACCGAAAACACCACTTCCAAAAAAGGGCTGGACGGCACGGTGACGGTGATGGGCGAGTACCTGCTGGTGCCCACGCCCGAGGACAACGGCAAGGAGGTCACCTGCATGATCAGCCAGCGCACTCAGGACAAGCCGCAGATCTTCCCTATGAAGCTGTCCGTTGAGT ATCCCCCGACTGTGTCCATAGTGGGCTATGATAACAACTGGTACATTGGCCGGACCGACGCTGTCCTGACCTGCCAGGCCACTGGCAACCCTGCCCCCACCAACGTCACTTGGACAGC catgtccGGTCGGATGCCTGACACAGTACAGATCAGCGCCAACAAGCTGATCGTGCGAAAGGTGGACGAGGCTGTGAACACCACCTTTGTCTGCGAGGTGAAGAACCGGCTGGGAGTGAGCAAGTACCAGGTCACCACGGCGGTCATCG AGGCCGTAGTGGACCCGTCCAACGCGGGCGTGGTGGCGGGGGCTATCATCGGCAGCCTGCTGGCCCTGCTGCTGGTCAGCTCGCTGATTGCTGTCCTGGTGACCCGCAGTCGCCGGCAACGGCGCGGTTACCCCGGCAGTGGGGAGCCTGGTGCCTACGGGAACAAAGCCCGCCTCTTCGCCGGAGCTGGCAACAAGAACGAAGGCATGGGGCCCAACATCAACGGGCCCATCTATACGTACCGCGAGAGCGACCCCGGAGCGCTGGCGGAGAACGTCAACGACTTCCACGGCCCGCCAGGCTCCACTCCCACCGCCCACGACATCCTGCTGAGCAGCGAGATGGACGAGGCGGAGCGCAGGAAATTTGACGCCCTCGACGACAgcctggaggaggaagaggagcgcTACGACAGCTTCAGCGTGGGCATGGCGCCAGCCTATCACATCCACCGGCACAACGAGGAGATGGGAGGGGTCAGCATGTACCTGGACGACGACATGGAGTCACAGCGGGACGGGTCGGTCATCTCCCGGACTGCCATCTACGTCTAG